The Moorella glycerini genomic interval TCAACTGCCGGGACATACTCTTTGGGTACAACCCCGCCGACGATCTTATTAACAAACTCATAACCCTTCCCGTGCTCCTGGGGTTCTACTTCAATAATCACGTGGCCGTACTGGCCGCGGCCACCCGTCTGGCGGATAAACTTGCCTTCGGCCTTGACCGGCCGGCGAATGGTCTCTTTGTAGGCCACCTGGGGCCGGCCGACCTTGGCCCCCACCTTAAACTCCCGCAGCAGGCGATCGACGATAATCTCCAGGTGTAGTTCGCCCATGCCGGAGATAATGGTCTGCCCGGTTTCGGGGTCGGTATGCATCTTAAAGGTCGGGTCTTCCTCGGCCAGTTTCTGGAGGGCCAGGCTCATCTTTTCCTGGTCGGCTTTAGTTTTGGGCTCAATGGCTACGGAAATAACCGGCTCGGGAAATTCCATGGCCTCCAGAACAATGGGATGTTGCTCGTCGCACAGGGTATCGCCGGTGGTCGTTTCCTTCAAGCCCACCGCTGCCGCGATATCGCCGGCGTAGGCCTCGTCAACTTCCTCCCGGTGGTTGGCGTGCATGCGTAAGATACGGCCGATCCGCTCCCGGCGGCCCTTGGTGGAATTATAAACATAAGAGCCAGATTTGATGGTCCCGGAATAAACCCGGAAAAAGGTTAACTTGCCCACATAAGGATCGGCCATGATTTTAAAGGCCAGGGCGGCAAAGGGCTCGTTATCGCTGGAATGGCGCTCGTCCTCGGAGCCTGTTTCCGGGTCAATGCCCTGGATGGCCGGCACGTCGGTGGGCGCAGGTAAGAAATCTACCACCGCATCCAGCAGGGGCTGAACACCTTTGTTCTTAAACGAAGATCCGCAGAGAACCGGCACCATCTTGACGGCAATGGTTGCCTTGCGAATACCGGCCTTAATCTCCTCTTCGGTCAGCTCTTCCCCTTCCAGGTACTTGAGCATTAATTCTTCATCGCTTTCGGCCACAGCCTCCAGCAATTTCTCCCGGTATTCACGCACCAGGTCTTCCATGTCGGCCGGCACAGGCCCTTCCTCAATGGCGGTCCCTAAATCGTCAGTGTAGTAAATGGCCTTCAGCCGGATCAAATCTACCAGGCCGCGGAAATTTTCTTCAGCACCGATGGGCAACTGGATGGGCACCGGATTGGCTCCCAGGCGGTCGGCAATCATCCTGACGCCCCGGTAAAAATCAGCCCCGATCCGGTCCATTTTATTGATATAGGCAATCCTGGGTACGCCGTATTTATCCGCCTGGCGCCAGACAGTCTCCGACTGGGGTTCGACCCCGCCTACAGAACAGAAGACAGCTATGGCCCCATCCAGGACGCGCAAAGAGCGTTCTACTTCCACGGTAAAATCCACGTGGCCTGGCGTGTCGATAATGTTAATACGATGGTCCCGCCAGAAGCAGGTAGTAGCAGCCGAGGTAATGGTGATACCTCGTTCCTGTTCCTGGACCATCCAGTCCATAGTTGCATTGCCTTCATGCACTTCGCCCATACGGTGCACGCGGCCGGTATAGAAAAGTATCCTCTCGGTGGTAGTAGTCTTACCGGCATCAATATGGGCCATGATGCCGATATTCCTCGTTTTTTCCAGTGGGTATTCTCTAGCCATAAAGTTTCATCCCTTCTTGTAATCAGGTTTCAGGTACCGGAGGCCGCTGTGAGGTGAGACCTCCAGTTCCTGGGCCCCTGACCCCCACACCTACCACCGGTAATGAGCAAAGGCTTTGTTGGCTTCCGCCATCTTATGGGTATCTTCGCGTT includes:
- the fusA gene encoding elongation factor G translates to MAREYPLEKTRNIGIMAHIDAGKTTTTERILFYTGRVHRMGEVHEGNATMDWMVQEQERGITITSAATTCFWRDHRINIIDTPGHVDFTVEVERSLRVLDGAIAVFCSVGGVEPQSETVWRQADKYGVPRIAYINKMDRIGADFYRGVRMIADRLGANPVPIQLPIGAEENFRGLVDLIRLKAIYYTDDLGTAIEEGPVPADMEDLVREYREKLLEAVAESDEELMLKYLEGEELTEEEIKAGIRKATIAVKMVPVLCGSSFKNKGVQPLLDAVVDFLPAPTDVPAIQGIDPETGSEDERHSSDNEPFAALAFKIMADPYVGKLTFFRVYSGTIKSGSYVYNSTKGRRERIGRILRMHANHREEVDEAYAGDIAAAVGLKETTTGDTLCDEQHPIVLEAMEFPEPVISVAIEPKTKADQEKMSLALQKLAEEDPTFKMHTDPETGQTIISGMGELHLEIIVDRLLREFKVGAKVGRPQVAYKETIRRPVKAEGKFIRQTGGRGQYGHVIIEVEPQEHGKGYEFVNKIVGGVVPKEYVPAVDAGVQEAMANGVLAGYPVVDVRVSLVDGSYHEVDSSEMAFKIAGSLAFKDAAKKAQPVLLEPVMKVEVVVPEEYMGDVIGDLNARRGRVEGMEPRSGAQVIRALVPLAEMFGYATDLRSRTQGRGTYVMQFDHYEEVPQNIAAEIISIRQGA